From Chryseobacterium camelliae:
ACCGAATCCGGCGCGCCACAGGAGGTGCTTATTGTTCAGTAGTGAGGATGCGGCCATTGGGATTTTATTTTTTGGATGGAAAACCGTCATGAAAGTTAAGGACATCCATAAAGATTAATATTTTGTTCACATTTATTAATTTAAACTTAAACGTTTATTTGATTTTTTTAATTTTATGATCCTGATAGACATGGCTTTGCAGCCTGTACCGGTATGGAAGCTCTTAAAAGTACCTTGTTGGCACGATTTTTACCAATTCCTACTCGTGAAATTTAAAAATCTCAGTTATGAAAATGTTTAAACAGACCATTGTACTGGCTGGCGTTTTAGCCGCGGGCGTACTCAGCGCACAAAGTGCACAGATGAATAACATGATCAAGGTAGGCGCAAATGTTGGTTTAGCAGTTCCTTCAGATAACCTTTCCGCTGCCGTGGGCGTAGATGTATCCTATCAGAACCTGATCACACCTGGTTTTGGGCTAGGAATTGCCACGGGATATACCCATTACTTTGCCAAGAACGACAACGGATATGACAATAACGATGTAGGCGTAATTCCTGTAGGAGCATTGCTAAGGATTTATCCTAAGCAAACCGGATTCTATTTTGGTACAGATTTAGGATATGGCATCCTAGTAGGAAATGATAGGGTAGCTTCCAACACTACGGTAAGCAGACCGAACGGAGGTTTTTATATTAAGCCGGAAATAGGCTACCACAACAGGGACTGGAACTTCTTCGTACAATATCAGAAGGTATTTGTAGGAAGTAACGGCGATTTGCCGGGACAGGACTATAATGTAGGAAATATTGGGGTAGGTTTTGCCTACAACATAGCATTAGGAAAGTAGTTAGATTTTATATAAAGCATTATCAGACAGACCTTTTCATTATTTTGAGAAGGTTTTGTTTTGATCTCAGGGATTTACAAAAACAATTGTTATATTTGATAAAATTTGTGATTATGAACTTGAATCCGAAATTTCCGTTGTATTTACCGGGTGTAAAGAACAGCAGTAATAATAATATTTCCATTATCGGAGCTAACCTTCGCGAAGACATCAGCACGATAGGGTATTTCCAGTCCGTTAATGAGGGAATCGAAATGAAAACGCAGAGCAGTTATGCCACCAAAGACTATGCTTCTTTTTCAGACATTCTCAGAAAATTTATTCAGGAGAACAACCTTACCGGTATCGACCGTGTAGGAATATCGGTTCCCGGACCGGTGATCCACGGAAAGAGCAGCCCGGAACGTTTGGGTTGGAATCTTGATGTGGAAGAAATCCGCAGGGATTTCGGATTTGAAAATATACAATTGGTGAACGACCTTGAAGCGTCGGCTTATGGAATGGCACTGCTCAGGGACGAAGACCTGGAAGCAATATATACCGGTGGCCAACTTGAAAAAGGAAACGTAGCCATCCTGGCTCCTGGAAATGGGTTGGGTGAAGCCGGATATTTCTTTGATGGTCAATATCTGAGACCTTTTGCTACCGAAGGAGGGCATTCCGAATTTTCACCACGGACTAATGTAGAGGTGGAATTTTATCAGTTCTTAAACAATATTTATGGAATCGTAAGCTGGGAAAATGTGCTTTCCAGGGATGGTCTCTTCAATATTTACAGATTCCTGAGAGATGTTAAAAGACATCCGGAGTCGGAAGGTCTGGGAGAGCGTCTTTCCAACGGGAATTTTGTGCAGGAACTGTATAAGGCTGCTGAAGGAGGCGAGCTGATTTGCAAGATTGCCATCGATACCTTCCTTGAGTTCCTGGCCCGTGAAGCCAATAACCTTACGCTTAAATTAAAAGCCACTGGGGGATTATTTATTTCCGGAGATATCCCGCAAATGATCCGTCAGTACCTGGATAAGGATAAATTTTATGAGAAATTCAAGATCAGTGATAAAATGGAACATATGCTTAAGGATATTCCGATTTACCTGATCAAAAGTGATAATACCAGCCTGAACGGCGTTGCACTCTACACCGCTTACTATCAGGATTAAAATAAAAGCTCCGGTTTTCCGGAGCTTTTATTTTACATTATTTATAAAAATTATTGATTAATTGATGTACATCAACGCTATCTATCATAACCGTTAATTACCTTTGCCTCCGCAATAAGCAAAGAAATAATTTATAACAATGAAAAAAATATTTTTATTAGCGGTTTTGGCCGGTGGATTGGCTTTCGGGCAGACAAAAAAGGTAGTGGCATCTGATGTTCATTGGTGGGGATATAAAGTAGCGAAATCTGAGGCGAGTTCTCACGACGGTACCGTAAAAGTGAAGTCCGGTGATATGATCATGAAAGGAAACCAGCTGGTTGGAGGAACTTTCGTGCTGGATATGAATTCCATCACTTCCACTGATCTTTCCGGAGAATACCAGGGAAAGCTGAACGGTCACCTGAAGAACGGAGATTTCTTTGAAGTTGAAAAGTATCCTACCGCTACTTTCAAAATCACTTCTGTTAAGAAAAATAATGATAAAATCTATAACAGCCTGGTTACAGGAAACCTAACCGTAAAAGGAAAAACCAACCCGGTTTCTTTCCCTGCGAAAATCTCTTACAGCAAAGGAGTTGTGAGCCTGGTATCCAACAAATTTACCATTGACAGACAAAAATTTGATGTAGCCTATAAATCTACCATGCAGGATGTTTTTGTAAAAGATGATATCGATATGCTGGTAAAGGTGACTGCTAAATAATTTAATCAAAAAAAGATTGCTAAAAGTGTAGAAGTTCTACACTTTTTTTTATTTTTGTTGAATTGTAAATAAAAAAGAATGAAAAGATTACTATTGCTTGTGATGATGTGTGTAAGCATGTCGTTTGTTTTTGCTCAAAAGAAAGGAGACAAGGTCGTAAAGGTCACTTCTTCAGAGATCAGGTGGTGGGGATATAAGGTTGTTAAGACTGTAGCTTCATCACATTCCGGAACGGTAAAACTGAAAAGCGGAAAGTTTACTTTTGATAAAACGGTATTGGTAGACGGAGAATTTGTTATCGACATGAGGAGCCTGATGGCCGGAGATGTTTCAGAAGAAGACCAGATCAAACTTACCAATGACCTTAAAAGTTCCAATTTCTTCGATGTAAAAAAATTCCCGATTGCTAAATTTCATCTGACCAAGATCATTCCTTTGGCTAATAGTGAATTCAATTCCACAGTATATGGCGATGTAACCATTAAAGGCGTAAGAAAAACCATATCTTTCCCTGCTAATGTATATATTACGCAATTTACAGTAGTGATAGAATCTGCGAAATTCTCACTGAACAGAAGGGATTTCAAAGTATTCTACCAGTCTTCCCTGAAAGACTATTTCATCAAAAACGAAATGGATATCCAGTTCAGGATATCTACGGAAAAGCTGGATAACGAAAACAGAACACCTGTTAAAAGAAAATAATCCGGTAACCTGGATCCAATTGCAACCGGACGGCTTTTTAAAGCCGTCCTTTTTTATTATTTTAGTCCTATGAAAATATATGTGGTAAGCGGATTGGGAGCCGATTTCAAGGTCCTGGAAAAACTTACATTTCCCGAACATCTCGACGTGGTATTTATCGACTGGCTCATCCCGGAACGGAATGAACCGTTCCAGCATTATGTAAGCCGGATGGCTGAAAAAATAAATACAACCGAACCCTTTTATCTCCTGGGATATTCCTTCGGTGGGATTATGGTCCAGGAAATCCATAAAATAAAGTCTGCCGTCAAAGTAATCATTTTGGGGAGTCTGAAGTCCCATAAGGAAAAATCTAGGCTGATCAAAACCGGCCAGTTGACGGGGGTAGCCAGATTTTTTCCGGAACGTTTTTTTGATCTTGCAGCAGCCCGTGCATTTCCGGCAGTGCGTAAATTCTTTGATTTTAATAATGCCAATCTCGTCCGGTATTTTCAGGTACGAGATCCTTACTATCTGAAATGGTCAGTGGAGCAGATTGCCGCATGGAAATCGGAAGTAAATCCTGATGTCATCCAGATTATGGGGGACCGGGACTTGGTCTTTCCTCTGAAGTACTGCCGGCCGAATTACATCATTAAAGGAGGTACTCATCTTTTTCCGGCGACGAAGCCGAAAGAAGTTTCAAAATTATTAAATACGATCCTGAAATAATAATTTAGTTTTAAATTAAGCTTAAATTTAAGGGGTATATTGAAATAAAATATATTTTTCTAAAATTTATATGTAATTTTGCGGGGGTAAATACAAACATTTATGAAAGTAGGATTAAAATGGATTGTTTCGTTTTCCATCATCACCCTTGTAGCCATCGGCGGACTCTTCTGGAGCCCTATTGTAGATTTTCCGAATACCGGAGAATTTTTAAGCGAAGATAAGATTGTAGGTGCAGATGTTGCCTGGATTCTGGCTGCTGCAGGGCTGGTCCTTTTAATGACTCCCGGACTTTCTTTCTTTTACGGTGGTATGGTTGGCAGGAAGAACGTCATTTCCACTATGCTTCAGAGCTTCATTGCACTGGGAGTGATTTCCATACTGTGGGTAGTCGTTGGTTTTTCCCTTTCTTTCGGTGATTCCCTCGGATTCACTCTGAATGGCGAGCATTACGGCATTATCGGGAACCCGTTGAGTTATCCATTTTTCAGCAGGGTAGGTGTATTGCCCCATAAAATGATGGCCTCCACGATTCCTTTTATCCTGTTTGCTTTGTTCCAGATGAAATTTGCCGTTATTACCCCGGCCTTAATTACTGGATCATTTGCAGAACGGGTGCGTTTCATTTCCTATCTTCTTTTCATGATCCTGTTCAGTCTGTTCATCTATACACCGCTCTGC
This genomic window contains:
- a CDS encoding glucokinase, which gives rise to MNLNPKFPLYLPGVKNSSNNNISIIGANLREDISTIGYFQSVNEGIEMKTQSSYATKDYASFSDILRKFIQENNLTGIDRVGISVPGPVIHGKSSPERLGWNLDVEEIRRDFGFENIQLVNDLEASAYGMALLRDEDLEAIYTGGQLEKGNVAILAPGNGLGEAGYFFDGQYLRPFATEGGHSEFSPRTNVEVEFYQFLNNIYGIVSWENVLSRDGLFNIYRFLRDVKRHPESEGLGERLSNGNFVQELYKAAEGGELICKIAIDTFLEFLAREANNLTLKLKATGGLFISGDIPQMIRQYLDKDKFYEKFKISDKMEHMLKDIPIYLIKSDNTSLNGVALYTAYYQD
- a CDS encoding YceI family protein, whose product is MKKIFLLAVLAGGLAFGQTKKVVASDVHWWGYKVAKSEASSHDGTVKVKSGDMIMKGNQLVGGTFVLDMNSITSTDLSGEYQGKLNGHLKNGDFFEVEKYPTATFKITSVKKNNDKIYNSLVTGNLTVKGKTNPVSFPAKISYSKGVVSLVSNKFTIDRQKFDVAYKSTMQDVFVKDDIDMLVKVTAK
- a CDS encoding YceI family protein: MKRLLLLVMMCVSMSFVFAQKKGDKVVKVTSSEIRWWGYKVVKTVASSHSGTVKLKSGKFTFDKTVLVDGEFVIDMRSLMAGDVSEEDQIKLTNDLKSSNFFDVKKFPIAKFHLTKIIPLANSEFNSTVYGDVTIKGVRKTISFPANVYITQFTVVIESAKFSLNRRDFKVFYQSSLKDYFIKNEMDIQFRISTEKLDNENRTPVKRK
- a CDS encoding alpha/beta hydrolase, yielding MKIYVVSGLGADFKVLEKLTFPEHLDVVFIDWLIPERNEPFQHYVSRMAEKINTTEPFYLLGYSFGGIMVQEIHKIKSAVKVIILGSLKSHKEKSRLIKTGQLTGVARFFPERFFDLAAARAFPAVRKFFDFNNANLVRYFQVRDPYYLKWSVEQIAAWKSEVNPDVIQIMGDRDLVFPLKYCRPNYIIKGGTHLFPATKPKEVSKLLNTILK